Proteins from a single region of Candidatus Woesearchaeota archaeon:
- a CDS encoding endonuclease V has product MGEQFDLVELKREQERLNRKLIIEDQLPESITKVGAATTISLPNKLLAIIVVCEFPSMNVLEEKTYTLHNPLPPKAEFLAYREMPAIIEAYNQLEQEPDLLLVKGYGILHPRNIGVASHLGLVLNIPTLGVADYLALGTIEQDDLILNGQLCGHTLFPREHSNLLYITPGHKISFDTARDIAKKCIQYPHKMPEPLHIALRLAKKKMNELSSTLVGQQPFSNN; this is encoded by the coding sequence ATGGGTGAACAATTCGATCTAGTTGAACTCAAACGAGAACAAGAACGTCTCAATAGAAAGCTCATCATAGAAGACCAATTGCCAGAATCTATTACCAAAGTCGGTGCAGCAACCACGATCTCCTTACCCAACAAACTTCTCGCAATCATCGTTGTCTGCGAATTCCCTTCCATGAACGTGCTCGAGGAAAAAACATATACACTTCACAATCCCCTTCCCCCCAAAGCAGAATTTCTTGCCTACCGAGAAATGCCTGCAATTATTGAAGCATATAATCAATTAGAACAAGAACCTGATCTTCTTTTAGTCAAAGGTTACGGCATCTTACACCCCCGCAACATTGGCGTTGCGTCGCATTTAGGATTAGTGCTCAACATTCCTACTCTTGGCGTTGCAGATTATCTTGCACTTGGGACCATCGAACAAGACGATCTTATTCTCAATGGTCAACTCTGCGGACATACCCTCTTTCCACGAGAACACAGTAATCTACTCTATATCACGCCTGGTCACAAAATTTCTTTTGACACCGCACGCGACATTGCCAAGAAATGTATTCAATACCCTCATAAGATGCCAGAACCATTGCATATTGCATTGCGGTTGGCTAAAAAGAAAATGAATGAATTAAGTTCTACTTTGGTTGGACAACAGCCTTTCTCTAATAACTAA